The Arachis ipaensis cultivar K30076 chromosome B07, Araip1.1, whole genome shotgun sequence genome includes a window with the following:
- the LOC107610017 gene encoding protein RSI-1: MIISFRYKYLPKYSNSYIISNTSLLVFAFLFFLYSESELFIQFVPHIIAMAARSSTSSIVFIALSLLLLVTFSNVAEAYGSARLRPSDCKPRCSYRCSATSHKKPCMFFCQKCCAKCLCVPPGTYGNKQVCPCYNTWKTKEGGPKCP, translated from the exons ATGATTATTAGCTTTCGTTATAAATATCTACCCAAGTATTCCAACTCCTACATCATCAGTAACACTTCATTACTCGTTTTTgcctttttatttttcctttactCTGAAAGTGAGCTTTTTATCCAATTTGTTCCGCATATCATAGCAATGGCAGCACGTTCTTCCACCAGCTCCATCGTCTTCATTGCTCTCTCTTTGCTTCTTTTGGTCACATTCTCCAATGTGGCTGAG GCTTATGGAAGTGCAAGACTTCGCCCTTCAG ATTGTAAACCAAGGTGCAGTTACCGTTGCTCAGCAACTTCACACAAGAAGCCATGCATGTTTTTCTGCCAGAAATGTTGCGCCAAATGCCTGTGTGTTCCTCCTGGTACATACGGAAACAAGCAAGTGTGCCCTTGCTACAACACCTGGAAGACCAAGGAAGGGGGTCCCAAATGCCCTTAA
- the LOC107608292 gene encoding uncharacterized protein LOC107608292 has protein sequence MVLTSMEEPKAPETSPSPSSAAASSAPPTTQSSQLPLPSPPPTTRGAAIPSSTKKRPLESDSFSNYYKIRALIPDLRPHFIQVLRTPDYKSSKESREIREQLKIVVKLYDDMKAEAVSLAKYKQDGQNLDHKTQQEQQPQHMKSPEQIQVEITALAEEGGQGTYVVGGSPFGWTFITFSGEEAIYYGRTKEQFRSTQVRTQ, from the exons ATGGTATTAACATCAATGGAAGAACCAAAAGCACCTGaaacttctccttctccttcttctgctgctgcttcttccgCACCACCAACAACTCAAAGTTCACAACTTCCTCTTCCCTCACCACCACCAACAACGAGGGGTGCTGCTATTCCTTCTTCAACGAAGAAGAGGCCTCTCGAATCTGATTCTTTTTCCAACTACTACAAGATTCGCGCACTTATTCCAGACCTTCGCCCCCATTTCATACAGGTTCTACGAACTCCCGACTACAAAAGTAGTAAAGAATCCCGAGAAATTCGAGAACAATTGAAGATTGTTGTGAAGTTATATGACGATATGAAAGCAGAAGCAGTTTCGTTGGCAAAGTATAAGCAAGATGGCCAAAACTTGGATCACAAAACACAGCAAGAGCAGCAGCCTCAACATATGAAGTCTCCAGAGCAGATTCAAGTTGAGA TTACGGCATTGGCTGAAGAAGGTGGTCAAGGGACATATGTAGTTGGTGGATCGCCATTTGGCTGGACTTTCATCACCTTTTCAGGGGAGGAAGCTATCTATTATGGTAGGACAAAGGAACAATTTCGATCGACACAAGTGAGGACTCAGTAG